TCTCTCCTGGGATTCTCCTTAGTCGATGCGATAGGCAACCAATTTTCCCTTTAACTTAGCGATCGTAACCGATTGTTCTCTCGAAGCTTTGAGTTTCAGATTGCCTAGTAGGGAAGGATCCCCGGCGACGAGGGCTACGTCGGTTTCCTTAAATTTTTCCTTCAGTGTCGTTCCCCATTCCGCGTATAGCTCGGCGACGGTTTCTTTATCACCGATCCTTACGCCATAAGGAGGATTCGTTATGATCTTTCCGTTTTTGAACGGGAAATCTTCCGGAGGGGATTGTGCGGGGAATACGTCCCAACGGATTAAGTCGGAGACACCGGCTTCCTTGGCGTTTTCCTTAGCGAGTTCGATCGCATCGTCGGACACATCTGATCCGAATAAAATCGGACCGGCTTCTTTCGAAGGTCGTTCGCTCGGTTTAAAGGAGCCGAATAGTCGGGAAAAAATGGAAGATCGAGAGAGGCTTCGGTAATTCACCCAACCTCCGTTACGAACTCTCAGAGCCGCTTCGATTAATAACGTTCCTGATCCGCAAAACGGATCGTATAACGGTTCATCGACTTTCCAACCCGAAAAGCGGAGAAGAGCTTGCGCCAAAGTCTCCCTGATCGGAGCCTCTCCTCCTTGTCTTTCGTGGCCCCTTCGTTGAAGAGGTTGCGCGTGAAGTGCTAAAAACAATTTCGCCTGATCCATTCTGGAACGTAGATAAAACAGGACTTCAGGTTCGTCGCGATCCGCCTCGGGT
The Leptospira inadai serovar Lyme str. 10 genome window above contains:
- a CDS encoding THUMP domain-containing class I SAM-dependent RNA methyltransferase, giving the protein MTFHASCGDGLSFLLKEEVEEAGLEVLSENRGGVFFKGPAKKVRDFCLSSGIASGISFELSSWGDIQEPDDLYEVAAMYPFEKLLSPGTRFRIDASTKDTLPDSRYATYRLKDAIFDRFRAKGLDLPEADRDEPEVLFYLRSRMDQAKLFLALHAQPLQRRGHERQGGEAPIRETLAQALLRFSGWKVDEPLYDPFCGSGTLLIEAALRVRNGGWVNYRSLSRSSIFSRLFGSFKPSERPSKEAGPILFGSDVSDDAIELAKENAKEAGVSDLIRWDVFPAQSPPEDFPFKNGKIITNPPYGVRIGDKETVAELYAEWGTTLKEKFKETDVALVAGDPSLLGNLKLKASREQSVTIAKLKGKLVAYRID